Proteins encoded within one genomic window of Microbacterium soli:
- a CDS encoding thioesterase family protein, giving the protein MDGVSSYFQRLSETVFEPTEHVGGAWNPGEQHIAPVLGLLAHLVETEHRERRAESPLILTRVGYDILGVIPMDAFEITAPRVLRPGRTIELVEATLRHGGRAAVTLRAWMLQPGDTSAIAGSPLPRMPERESLPRWRPDDVWPGGAIRSIDARREAVAAGRSRAWIRPRHPLLEGETISPRARMLGMIDFANGIATRVPPERALYPNVDLTATVFREPAGEWFGLDTSVSFGADGTGLTESVLSDEAGPLGTSSQTLTVRSR; this is encoded by the coding sequence ATGGATGGCGTGTCGAGCTATTTCCAGCGCCTGTCCGAGACGGTCTTCGAGCCCACCGAGCACGTCGGCGGCGCGTGGAATCCGGGGGAGCAGCACATCGCGCCCGTTCTCGGCCTGCTCGCCCATCTTGTGGAGACCGAGCACCGGGAGCGGCGGGCGGAGTCGCCGCTGATCCTCACCCGGGTGGGCTACGACATCCTCGGGGTGATCCCGATGGACGCGTTCGAGATCACGGCTCCGCGGGTGCTGCGTCCGGGCAGGACCATCGAGCTCGTCGAGGCGACTCTCCGCCACGGCGGCCGTGCCGCCGTCACGCTGCGTGCGTGGATGCTGCAGCCGGGCGATACGTCCGCGATCGCCGGCAGTCCGCTGCCGCGGATGCCCGAACGCGAGTCGCTGCCGCGATGGCGGCCCGACGACGTCTGGCCAGGCGGTGCCATCCGATCGATCGACGCGCGACGCGAGGCGGTGGCCGCCGGGCGCTCCCGTGCGTGGATCCGGCCACGGCATCCGCTGCTGGAGGGCGAGACGATCTCACCGCGGGCCCGGATGCTGGGGATGATCGACTTCGCCAACGGCATCGCCACCCGTGTGCCCCCCGAGCGGGCGCTGTACCCGAACGTCGACCTGACCGCCACCGTCTTCCGCGAGCCGGCCGGGGAGTGGTTCGGACTGGACACCTCGGTCTCGTTCGGCGCGGATGGCACGGGGCTCACCGAATCCGTGCTCAGCGATGAGGCCGGGCCCCTGGGCACCTCCTCGCAGACCCTCACCGTCCGCTCCCGATAG
- a CDS encoding acetyl-CoA C-acyltransferase, producing MSEAYLVDGIRTPVGRYGGALAGVRPDDLAALVVGETVSRSGVPHEAIDEVILGAANQAGEDNRNVARMAVLLAGLPDTLPGITVNRLCASGMSAITMASQAIRAGDAEVIIAGGVESMSRAPWVQAKPERAWAKPGPAYDTSIGWRFPNPKLLARDKATYSMPETAEEVARVDGISREDADAFALLSHQRALAAIDAGRLAAEIVAVQTPRGTVDTDEGPRRDTSLEALAKLRPVVTGGHVVTAGNASSLNDGASAIIVAGADAVQRYGLRARARIVASATAALAPEIMGLGPVPATEKALAKAGLTAGDLGAIELNEAFATQSLASIRRLGLDPEIVNTDGGAIALGHPLGSSGSRLIVTLLRRLEQTGARYGLATMCVGVGQGTAMIVERVS from the coding sequence ATGTCCGAGGCGTATCTGGTGGACGGGATCCGCACGCCCGTCGGACGATACGGGGGTGCGCTCGCCGGCGTGCGGCCCGACGATCTCGCCGCACTCGTCGTCGGCGAGACGGTCTCCCGGTCCGGTGTGCCGCACGAGGCGATCGACGAGGTCATCCTCGGCGCGGCCAACCAGGCCGGCGAGGACAACCGCAACGTCGCCCGCATGGCGGTGCTGCTGGCCGGGCTGCCGGACACGCTGCCGGGGATCACCGTCAACAGACTGTGCGCCTCGGGCATGTCGGCGATCACGATGGCCTCGCAGGCGATCCGCGCCGGTGACGCCGAGGTGATCATCGCCGGCGGGGTGGAGTCCATGTCCCGGGCGCCATGGGTGCAGGCCAAGCCCGAGCGGGCGTGGGCGAAACCCGGCCCGGCCTACGACACGTCGATCGGCTGGCGCTTCCCGAACCCGAAGCTGCTCGCCCGCGACAAGGCGACCTACTCCATGCCGGAGACCGCCGAGGAGGTCGCCCGCGTCGACGGCATCAGCCGAGAGGATGCGGACGCCTTCGCCCTGCTCAGCCATCAGCGCGCGCTCGCCGCGATCGATGCGGGACGGCTGGCGGCGGAGATCGTCGCCGTGCAGACCCCGCGAGGGACGGTGGACACCGACGAGGGCCCGCGGCGCGACACCTCGCTGGAGGCGCTCGCGAAGCTGCGTCCGGTCGTGACGGGCGGCCATGTCGTCACCGCCGGCAACGCCAGCTCGCTCAACGACGGCGCCTCGGCGATCATCGTGGCCGGCGCGGACGCCGTGCAGCGGTACGGTCTGCGCGCCCGCGCGCGCATCGTCGCCTCCGCGACCGCGGCGCTCGCCCCCGAGATCATGGGCCTGGGGCCGGTTCCCGCCACGGAGAAGGCGCTCGCGAAGGCGGGACTCACCGCCGGCGACCTGGGCGCCATCGAGCTCAACGAGGCCTTCGCCACGCAGTCGCTGGCCAGCATCCGCCGACTCGGCCTGGACCCGGAGATCGTCAACACCGACGGGGGCGCGATCGCCCTCGGGCATCCGCTCGGCTCCAGCGGGTCGCGCCTGATCGTCACGCTGCTGCGTCGCCTCGAGCAGACCGGCGCCCGCTACGGCCTGGCGACCATGTGCGTGGGCGTCGGCCAGGGCACCGCGATGATCGTGGAGCGCGTCTCATGA
- a CDS encoding dihydrolipoamide acetyltransferase family protein yields MTTATAQVFRLPDLGEGLTEAGLVQWLVKVGDSIATDQPIAEVETAKSIVELPSPFAGVITALHGEPGDTIEVGAPVLEVAADAPGTGSSADPVGASAVVGADSTEKDAYRSEERAGSGSGNVLIGYGTSERTGSGRRRPRGSRASAHPAASAVPSGRAVPTAPDTAVRSADAAPRHPVAVRSPLVRRLARDLGVDVQAITGTGADGAITRADVLRAAVDSGVDGIAPTPSTAAPSADGSLDGLSVISRERMSPLRQAVSAKLSRSRAEIPEATVWVDVDATALWELRAQLTAEDGRAPSLTALLARFTLIALAEFPLLAARLGDDAAEIVSLDGVNLGIAADTDRGLLVPVIPRAHELTIDRLDAALRELAETARSGRMPPERLRGSTFTLNNYGGLGVDGSAPIINHPDVAMLGIGRIIERPWVVDGAIVARRIAQLSLVFDHRVCDGGYAAGFLRRVVELIEHPLRVYGRL; encoded by the coding sequence ATGACGACGGCGACCGCGCAGGTGTTCCGCTTGCCCGACCTCGGTGAGGGACTCACCGAGGCGGGTCTCGTGCAGTGGCTCGTGAAGGTCGGCGACTCGATCGCGACCGATCAGCCCATCGCCGAGGTGGAGACCGCCAAGAGCATCGTCGAGCTGCCCTCGCCGTTCGCCGGCGTCATCACCGCTCTGCATGGCGAACCCGGGGACACCATCGAGGTGGGAGCACCGGTGCTGGAGGTCGCCGCCGATGCCCCCGGGACCGGATCGTCCGCCGATCCGGTGGGGGCGTCGGCGGTCGTCGGAGCCGACAGCACGGAGAAGGACGCGTACCGCTCGGAGGAGCGCGCCGGATCCGGGTCGGGCAATGTGCTCATCGGCTATGGGACCAGCGAGCGCACCGGCTCCGGCCGGCGACGCCCTCGCGGGTCGCGCGCATCCGCCCACCCCGCCGCATCAGCGGTGCCGTCCGGGCGCGCCGTCCCGACGGCACCGGACACGGCGGTCAGGTCGGCCGACGCCGCGCCGCGGCATCCGGTCGCCGTGCGCTCCCCGCTGGTGCGCCGTCTGGCGCGCGACCTCGGGGTGGACGTGCAGGCCATCACCGGCACCGGCGCGGACGGGGCGATCACGCGCGCCGATGTGCTGCGCGCCGCCGTGGACAGCGGGGTCGACGGCATCGCGCCGACGCCGTCGACCGCCGCGCCCTCAGCCGACGGCTCCCTCGATGGCCTGTCGGTGATCTCCCGCGAGCGGATGAGTCCGCTGCGCCAGGCGGTCAGTGCGAAGCTGTCCCGCAGCCGAGCGGAGATCCCCGAGGCGACCGTGTGGGTGGACGTCGACGCGACGGCGCTGTGGGAGCTGCGCGCGCAGCTGACGGCCGAGGACGGTCGTGCACCCTCGCTCACGGCGCTGCTGGCACGGTTCACCCTCATCGCCCTGGCGGAGTTCCCGCTGCTGGCCGCCCGACTCGGCGACGACGCCGCAGAGATCGTCTCCCTCGACGGCGTCAACCTCGGCATCGCCGCCGACACCGATCGCGGCCTCCTCGTACCGGTGATCCCCCGCGCGCACGAGCTCACCATCGACCGCTTGGACGCCGCGCTGCGCGAACTCGCCGAGACGGCCCGGTCGGGACGGATGCCGCCCGAACGACTGCGCGGGTCGACGTTCACACTCAACAACTACGGCGGCCTGGGCGTGGACGGGTCGGCGCCCATCATCAACCATCCGGATGTCGCCATGCTCGGCATCGGCCGCATCATCGAGCGCCCCTGGGTCGTGGACGGCGCCATCGTCGCCCGCCGCATCGCCCAGCTCTCGCTCGTGTTCGACCACCGGGTGTGCGACGGCGGCTACGCCGCAGGGTTCCTGCGGCGCGTGGTGGAGCTCATCGAGCATCCCCTGCGCGTCTACGGACGGCTCTGA
- a CDS encoding glyceraldehyde-3-phosphate dehydrogenase: MEHDVTPSDDWHIKEELAERMIPLIGGLNRERDVVTSLHGHRLLGLSTTGIIEVHERVAQLGHRRLELTDTLAVLEALRTIGPGAASLDVARLVEGHAASGRGLIEYLREELAPALGAEPTEPVDVVLYGFGRIGRLLARILIAHKGGGSGLRLRAIVVRKGAENDLVKRASLLLRDSVHGRFEGTVDVDEVNAQIIANGSRIQLIHSDDPGTIDYTAYGIHDAIVVDNTGRWRDEEGLSRHLRSTGVARVLLTAPGKGGLKNIVHGINDSTITPDDRILSAASCTTNAITPVLAAMNEAYGIVRGHVETVHSFTNDQNLIDNFHKGDRRGRSAVLNMVITETGAAKAVARALPELAGRLTGSAIRVPTPDVSLAVLHLTLENPATRDEVNDYLRRASLHSRLRQQIDYVESPEVVSTDFVGSHRAGIVDGLATIANERDVVLYVWYDNEYGYSCQVVRVIEVMAGSHPVVLPARREVRLHADALV, translated from the coding sequence ATGGAACATGACGTGACCCCCTCCGACGACTGGCACATCAAGGAAGAGCTCGCCGAGCGGATGATTCCGCTGATCGGCGGGTTGAACCGGGAACGCGATGTGGTCACGTCGCTGCACGGCCACCGGCTGCTGGGCCTGTCGACGACCGGCATCATCGAGGTGCACGAACGGGTCGCACAGCTGGGGCATCGACGTCTGGAGCTCACCGACACGCTGGCCGTGCTCGAGGCTCTGCGGACGATCGGGCCGGGGGCGGCCTCGCTGGACGTCGCCCGCCTGGTCGAGGGGCACGCCGCCAGCGGTCGCGGTCTCATCGAGTACCTGCGCGAGGAGCTCGCCCCGGCGCTGGGGGCCGAGCCCACCGAGCCCGTCGACGTCGTGCTCTACGGCTTCGGGCGGATCGGACGGCTGCTCGCCCGCATCCTCATCGCGCACAAGGGCGGTGGCAGCGGTCTGCGCTTGCGCGCCATCGTCGTGCGCAAGGGGGCGGAGAACGACCTCGTCAAGCGGGCATCCCTGCTGCTGCGCGACTCCGTGCACGGCCGCTTCGAGGGCACCGTCGATGTCGACGAGGTCAACGCGCAGATCATCGCCAACGGCTCCCGCATCCAGCTGATCCACTCCGACGACCCCGGGACGATCGACTACACCGCCTACGGCATCCACGACGCGATCGTCGTCGACAACACCGGCCGCTGGCGCGACGAGGAGGGGCTCAGCCGGCATCTGCGGTCCACCGGAGTCGCCCGCGTGCTGCTGACGGCACCGGGCAAGGGCGGGTTGAAGAACATCGTCCACGGCATCAACGACTCCACGATCACCCCGGACGACCGCATCCTCTCCGCCGCGTCCTGCACCACCAACGCCATCACCCCCGTGCTCGCGGCCATGAACGAGGCGTACGGCATCGTGCGCGGCCATGTGGAGACCGTGCACTCGTTCACGAACGACCAGAACCTCATCGACAACTTCCACAAGGGGGACCGTCGGGGGCGCTCGGCCGTGCTGAACATGGTCATCACCGAGACGGGGGCGGCCAAGGCCGTCGCCCGCGCGCTGCCCGAACTCGCCGGAAGGCTCACGGGATCGGCGATCCGCGTGCCCACTCCGGACGTGTCGCTGGCGGTGCTGCATCTCACGCTGGAGAACCCGGCCACGCGGGACGAGGTCAACGACTACCTGCGCCGCGCCTCGCTGCACTCCCGGCTTCGTCAGCAGATCGACTACGTGGAGAGCCCGGAGGTCGTCTCCACCGACTTCGTCGGCTCGCACCGCGCCGGCATCGTCGACGGCTTGGCGACCATCGCGAACGAGCGTGACGTCGTGCTGTACGTCTGGTACGACAACGAGTACGGCTACTCCTGCCAGGTGGTGCGCGTGATCGAGGTGATGGCGGGATCGCATCCGGTCGTCCTCCCCGCCCGTCGGGAGGTCCGTCTGCACGCCGATGCGCTCGTCTGA
- a CDS encoding ribokinase, whose amino-acid sequence MMTTQSRDRAGSVEEVPSGSAGGVCVVGSINVDEIVVVPRHPLPGETLLATSSTVAPGGKGANQAVAAARLGARVGMIGAVGDDGRARTALSLLAGAGVDLTDVVPVDGPTGIARITVDDVGENTIIVVPGANARVDDALVAARSASIARAAVVVLQGEIPVDASACAARLATGRVLLNLAPVIGVPGDLLQAADPLVVNEHEARLLLADVAGRTDPDADDGRIAVLLQEQGARSVVLTLGARGALCVDDDGVTTIASPRVDAVDTSGAGDAFVGALAMRLADGDELRTAVRFAVRVGAFAVGSAGTQPSYPWAGDELPSAAAENLPLRTEVL is encoded by the coding sequence ATGATGACCACACAGAGCCGGGATCGCGCCGGGAGCGTCGAAGAGGTCCCCTCCGGCTCGGCGGGCGGCGTCTGCGTCGTCGGATCCATCAACGTCGACGAGATCGTCGTCGTGCCTCGGCATCCGCTTCCCGGGGAGACGCTGCTGGCGACCTCATCGACCGTCGCCCCGGGAGGCAAGGGCGCGAACCAGGCCGTCGCCGCGGCGCGGCTGGGCGCGCGCGTGGGGATGATCGGCGCCGTGGGAGACGACGGCCGCGCACGGACCGCGTTGAGCCTGCTGGCCGGCGCCGGTGTCGACCTGACGGACGTCGTGCCCGTGGACGGGCCCACGGGCATCGCCCGGATCACCGTCGACGACGTCGGGGAGAACACGATCATCGTGGTCCCCGGAGCCAACGCGCGTGTCGATGACGCCCTCGTCGCGGCGCGCTCCGCGTCGATCGCCCGGGCCGCGGTGGTCGTCCTGCAGGGGGAGATCCCGGTTGACGCCTCGGCGTGCGCGGCGAGGCTCGCCACAGGCCGGGTGCTGCTGAATCTGGCGCCCGTCATCGGCGTCCCCGGCGACCTGCTTCAGGCGGCGGACCCGCTCGTGGTCAACGAGCACGAGGCGCGGCTGCTGCTGGCCGACGTGGCCGGGAGGACCGACCCGGATGCCGATGACGGGCGCATCGCCGTCCTGCTGCAGGAGCAGGGCGCGCGCTCGGTGGTGCTCACTCTCGGCGCGCGCGGCGCGCTGTGCGTCGATGACGACGGCGTGACGACGATCGCGTCACCGCGTGTCGACGCCGTGGACACCTCGGGAGCCGGGGATGCGTTCGTCGGCGCGCTGGCGATGCGTCTGGCAGACGGAGACGAGCTCCGCACGGCCGTCCGATTCGCCGTGCGCGTGGGCGCGTTCGCCGTGGGATCCGCCGGAACCCAGCCCTCCTACCCCTGGGCGGGCGACGAGCTGCCCTCCGCGGCGGCGGAGAATCTCCCGTTAAGAACTGAGGTTCTATAG
- a CDS encoding alpha-ketoacid dehydrogenase subunit beta has product MTIAQDFRLDAPRHVVGTMTMAAALNRALADSIAEDPEVVVFGEDVGALGGVFRITDGLAERFGEDRCFDTPLAESGIVGTAVGMAMNGMRPVVEMQFDAFALPAFEQVVSHVAKMGNRTRGAVRMPLVIRIPFGGGIGGVEHHCDSSEAYYAHTPGLTVVSPSTPQDAYSMLRAAIASPDPVVFLEPKKLYWSKGEVDTSMTVDLGTARIAREGADVTVLAYAAMVPVALEAAEIAASEGRSVQVVDVRSLSPFDDATVTAAVRSTGRAVVVAEAPGYVSVAGEIQARVFERCFEYLEAPVRRVTGFDTPFAPPKMEHWYLPDADRILDAIDTLHWEDEQTEDGAR; this is encoded by the coding sequence ATGACCATCGCACAGGACTTCCGTCTCGACGCCCCGCGGCACGTGGTCGGCACCATGACCATGGCAGCCGCGCTCAATCGCGCACTGGCCGACTCCATCGCCGAGGACCCGGAGGTCGTGGTCTTCGGCGAGGACGTCGGCGCGCTGGGCGGCGTGTTCCGCATCACCGACGGCCTGGCCGAGCGCTTCGGCGAGGACCGCTGCTTCGACACGCCGCTGGCGGAATCCGGGATCGTCGGCACCGCCGTCGGCATGGCGATGAACGGCATGCGCCCGGTCGTGGAGATGCAGTTCGACGCGTTCGCCCTGCCCGCCTTCGAGCAGGTGGTCAGCCATGTCGCGAAGATGGGCAATCGCACGCGCGGGGCCGTGCGGATGCCGTTGGTCATCCGCATCCCCTTCGGCGGCGGCATCGGCGGGGTGGAGCACCACTGCGACTCCTCCGAGGCGTACTACGCGCACACGCCGGGGCTCACGGTCGTCTCGCCGTCGACTCCGCAGGATGCCTATTCGATGCTGCGTGCGGCGATCGCCTCGCCCGATCCGGTGGTGTTCCTGGAGCCCAAGAAGCTGTACTGGTCCAAGGGCGAGGTGGACACCTCGATGACCGTGGACCTCGGCACGGCCCGCATCGCGCGGGAGGGCGCGGATGTCACGGTGCTCGCGTACGCGGCCATGGTGCCGGTGGCGCTGGAGGCCGCCGAGATCGCCGCGAGCGAGGGTCGCAGCGTGCAGGTCGTCGATGTGCGCAGCCTGTCGCCCTTCGACGACGCCACCGTCACCGCGGCGGTCCGGTCGACGGGGCGCGCCGTGGTGGTCGCCGAGGCGCCGGGCTACGTGAGCGTGGCCGGCGAGATCCAGGCGCGCGTGTTCGAGCGCTGCTTCGAATACCTCGAGGCGCCCGTGCGCAGAGTCACCGGGTTCGACACGCCGTTCGCGCCACCGAAGATGGAGCACTGGTACCTGCCGGACGCCGACCGCATCCTGGACGCGATCGACACGCTGCACTGGGAGGACGAGCAGACCGAGGACGGTGCGCGATGA
- a CDS encoding enoyl-CoA hydratase/isomerase family protein, whose amino-acid sequence MSEEPLLIERRGDRITATLNRPAKRNAIDQDMIDALHALCAELEAEPRTLIITGGGTVFASGADIAQLRDRDAGDARKAINATAFIRINELPMPVIAAVSGYALGGGAELAYAADLRIASPTLKIGNPETGLGIMAAAGATWRLPEIVGSARASELLLTGRILDADEALAWGLVSSIHPADELLVAAHAMADRIAANDALATRHTKRALRAPRTQHPDIERELQAELFDSAEKHRRMTAFLERRRKAS is encoded by the coding sequence ATGAGTGAGGAGCCGCTGCTCATCGAGCGCCGCGGGGATCGCATCACAGCGACCCTGAACCGTCCCGCGAAGCGCAACGCCATCGACCAGGACATGATCGACGCCCTGCACGCGCTGTGCGCCGAGCTCGAGGCCGAGCCGCGCACGCTGATCATCACCGGCGGAGGCACCGTGTTCGCGAGCGGTGCCGACATCGCCCAGCTCCGCGACCGCGACGCCGGCGACGCGCGGAAGGCCATCAACGCGACCGCCTTCATCCGCATCAACGAACTGCCCATGCCGGTGATCGCCGCCGTCAGCGGGTACGCCCTGGGCGGCGGTGCCGAGCTCGCCTACGCCGCCGATCTGCGCATCGCCTCGCCGACGCTGAAGATCGGCAACCCCGAGACCGGGCTCGGCATCATGGCCGCCGCCGGGGCCACCTGGCGTCTGCCCGAGATCGTCGGCAGTGCCCGGGCGAGCGAACTGCTGCTGACGGGGCGCATCCTCGACGCGGACGAGGCGCTGGCGTGGGGGCTCGTCTCGAGCATCCATCCCGCCGACGAACTGCTCGTCGCGGCGCACGCCATGGCCGACCGCATCGCCGCGAACGACGCGCTCGCCACACGGCACACCAAGCGCGCGCTGCGCGCCCCGCGCACGCAGCACCCCGACATCGAACGCGAGCTGCAGGCCGAGCTGTTCGACAGCGCGGAGAAGCACCGCCGGATGACGGCGTTCCTGGAGCGCAGGAGGAAGGCATCATGA
- a CDS encoding 3-hydroxyacyl-CoA dehydrogenase family protein — MTVPGVVGVLGGGRMGAGIAHAFLLAGSRVQVVERDTESADAARERVLAALAVSVQRGDLADAAEAATALEAGTDAAAFSDAGLVIEAVPEDRRLKIDALTRIETAVGDHAVLATNTSSISVDALADALARPERFLGLHFFNPVPASRLVEVVLGDRTSPDVVSSAREWVTALRKTPVVVRDSPGFASSRLGVMLGLEAIRMLEEGVAEPADIDAAMELGYRHPMGPLRTTDVVGLDVRLGIAEELARELGPRFEPPALLRRMVAEGKLGRKSGEGFYVWNEER; from the coding sequence ATGACCGTCCCCGGAGTCGTCGGCGTCCTGGGCGGCGGGCGCATGGGCGCGGGCATCGCGCACGCGTTCCTGCTGGCGGGCTCCCGCGTGCAGGTCGTCGAGCGCGACACGGAATCGGCGGATGCCGCGCGCGAGCGCGTGCTGGCGGCCCTGGCCGTCTCCGTGCAGCGCGGCGACCTCGCCGACGCCGCGGAGGCGGCCACCGCTCTGGAGGCCGGGACGGATGCGGCGGCGTTCTCCGACGCGGGCCTCGTGATCGAGGCCGTACCGGAGGACCGCCGCCTCAAGATCGACGCACTGACGCGCATCGAGACCGCCGTCGGCGATCATGCGGTGCTGGCCACCAACACGTCGTCCATCTCCGTCGACGCGCTCGCGGACGCTCTCGCGCGTCCGGAGCGCTTCCTCGGACTGCACTTCTTCAACCCCGTCCCGGCGTCGAGGCTCGTCGAGGTGGTCCTCGGCGACCGCACGTCTCCGGACGTCGTCTCCTCCGCCCGGGAGTGGGTGACGGCATTGCGCAAGACGCCGGTCGTCGTGCGCGACTCCCCCGGCTTCGCCTCCAGCAGGCTCGGGGTGATGCTGGGGCTGGAGGCGATCCGGATGCTGGAGGAGGGCGTCGCCGAACCCGCCGACATCGACGCGGCTATGGAACTGGGGTATCGGCATCCGATGGGCCCGCTGCGCACCACCGACGTCGTCGGACTGGACGTGCGGCTGGGGATCGCCGAGGAGCTGGCCCGCGAGCTGGGCCCGCGGTTCGAGCCTCCGGCGCTGCTGCGGCGGATGGTCGCCGAGGGAAAGCTGGGCCGCAAGAGCGGCGAGGGATTCTACGTGTGGAACGAGGAGCGATGA
- the pdhA gene encoding pyruvate dehydrogenase (acetyl-transferring) E1 component subunit alpha produces MHDDDLLPRDTPVRLIDENGSAVDDEHYTMPDADTLLRAYQGLLEGRRINDQAYALVRQGRMAVYPSSHGQEACQIGAALVLGEHDWLFPTYRDSVAVIERGVTPAEAMVLLAGDWHSGYDPAEHRVAPQATPLATQLLHAVGFAHAARRRGEDTVVLAMCGDGATSEGDFHEAMNFAAVFHVPVVFFIQNNEFAISVPLSRQSAAPSLAHKAIGYGMPGRRVDGNDAAAVLAVLGEAVDRARSGGGPSLVEAHTYRMQAHTNADDDTRYRESAEVKAWAERDPLLRMRTHLTARGLLDDDIEGRLQAGAEEIAVALRAALNTEADLEPEDLFRFVTADRSPQLEEQWQLLRDEIERASLTDAGGR; encoded by the coding sequence ATGCACGACGACGATCTTCTCCCGCGCGACACCCCGGTCCGTCTCATCGACGAGAACGGATCGGCTGTCGACGACGAGCACTACACGATGCCGGATGCCGACACCCTGCTGCGCGCCTATCAGGGCCTGCTGGAGGGGCGGCGCATCAACGACCAGGCCTACGCACTGGTGCGCCAGGGGCGCATGGCCGTCTACCCGTCCTCGCACGGTCAGGAGGCCTGCCAGATCGGTGCGGCCCTCGTGCTCGGCGAGCACGATTGGCTCTTCCCCACCTATCGAGACTCGGTGGCGGTCATCGAACGGGGCGTCACACCGGCGGAGGCCATGGTGCTGCTGGCGGGCGACTGGCACTCCGGCTATGACCCCGCCGAGCACCGCGTCGCCCCGCAGGCCACTCCGCTGGCGACCCAGCTGCTGCACGCGGTCGGCTTCGCGCACGCCGCCCGTCGTCGCGGCGAGGACACGGTCGTGCTGGCGATGTGCGGCGACGGCGCCACCAGCGAAGGCGACTTCCACGAGGCGATGAACTTCGCCGCCGTGTTCCACGTGCCCGTGGTCTTCTTCATCCAGAACAACGAGTTCGCCATCTCCGTGCCGCTGTCCCGGCAGTCCGCGGCGCCGTCCCTCGCGCACAAGGCCATCGGCTACGGGATGCCGGGGCGCCGCGTCGACGGCAACGACGCCGCCGCCGTGCTGGCCGTCCTCGGTGAGGCCGTCGACAGGGCGCGGTCCGGCGGCGGTCCCTCGCTGGTCGAGGCGCACACCTACCGCATGCAGGCGCACACCAACGCCGACGACGACACCCGCTACCGCGAGAGCGCCGAGGTGAAGGCCTGGGCGGAACGCGACCCCCTGTTGCGCATGCGCACCCACCTGACCGCACGGGGACTTCTCGACGACGACATCGAGGGGCGGTTGCAGGCGGGCGCCGAGGAGATCGCCGTGGCCCTGCGCGCCGCCTTGAACACGGAGGCGGACCTCGAGCCCGAGGACCTGTTCCGCTTCGTCACCGCGGACCGCTCCCCGCAGCTGGAGGAGCAGTGGCAACTGCTGCGCGACGAGATCGAACGCGCGTCCCTCACCGATGCAGGAGGCAGATGA
- a CDS encoding Lrp/AsnC family transcriptional regulator → MDLDATDRAILDELRQDARASMTAIADAVHISRAGAHARIRRLTDAGVITGYTVRTDPVKLGHHASAYVMLAIEQATWQDVQARLRAIPEVEHMALVGGDFDVILLVRASDTRDLRRIVLEDIQAIPSIRSTRTTLIFEDVTRE, encoded by the coding sequence ATGGATCTGGATGCCACCGATCGTGCCATCCTCGACGAGTTGCGCCAGGACGCGCGTGCGTCGATGACGGCGATCGCGGATGCCGTGCACATCTCCCGGGCGGGCGCGCACGCCCGGATCAGACGGCTGACGGATGCCGGGGTGATCACGGGATACACGGTGCGCACCGACCCTGTGAAGCTCGGGCACCACGCCTCGGCGTATGTCATGCTCGCCATCGAGCAGGCCACCTGGCAGGATGTGCAGGCGCGACTGCGGGCGATCCCCGAGGTCGAGCACATGGCACTCGTCGGAGGGGATTTCGACGTCATCCTGCTCGTGCGCGCCAGCGACACCCGCGACCTGCGTCGCATCGTGCTGGAGGACATCCAGGCCATCCCCTCGATCCGCTCCACACGCACGACGCTGATCTTCGAGGACGTCACCCGGGAGTGA